The DNA segment CCGTGCCCATGTGTGGAGGGAAAGAGAACAAAGCGGCGGGGGGCCTCCGGGGTCTGCATTGTGTGGGCAGAGAGGGGGAGGGCTGCGGGAACCGCGGGGACTCCACAGAGGAGGGGCCTCACCCAGCACTTCTCAGGGGGTGACTTCCAGCCCGTGGGAGGATGCTAAGGCCCCTGTGAGGGAGAGTCCAGAGCTGGTGACAGGACACGCATTATTTGGGGGTGTCCCCCGCCCTTGAACCCCACCATTGCCCTGTAGAAGCCCCGGAACGCCCCTCAGTCCCGCAGCTCATGTATTCCCAGTGTCACCCCACTGTCCCTTCTCTGATGCAGCCACAGAATTCCATCATCAACCATGTGACTGGTCACGTCCTGCCCCACATTACCGGCCACCTCCTCCTTGAACCAAAAGGATGATCCTCATTCCTCCCCCCTTGCAAGGCCCACGTGGTCTGGGCTAACCCCAGCTTTTCAGCTGTTACCCTGTCCAGCCTTGGGGCCTTTGCATCTGCTGCTCCTTCTGCCAGGATCACCCTTTCCCAGTTCTCCTCACCCCCTATTGTCTTTCAGAAGCCCGGTCCAGTGTCACCTCCTGCCTAGAGGCCTTCCTTATCTGGGCACATCAGCCTAGTTTGCTGTCCTCAATCCCTAGTGGAAGCGGTCATGGGTTCACTTACTCACCTTTGGCTTCCCCAGAAATGGGGATGGGAAGAATGGGGGGTGCCCAGTGCCACCTGGGCCTGGCTGATGAGAGGAGAGGTCCAACTCTGACCTAAGACCACCCCAGAAGTTACCCAGCTCCAAATAAAGGGATGGCATCACCCTCTGCCCAGTGACCCACCCCCAGAAAGCACCCCTAGAACATGGCACAAAAGATCCAGGATCTGATTCTGCAGGGGCGTTGCCTAGGACACCGAAACTATAAACACAGTCAGGGGCTCAAATGTTTCCCTTCTGAGGACTGCTGGTTTCCAGAATAACATGCCCCTGGGAAAAATGATCCATGAGGCCGAGTTTTTGGCCTGTTGGGCAGAAGCCAGGCAGGAGGTTCGACTGAGTGTTCCGATGGCAAATAAATACGAAGGGCAAAGATGAGAAGTGGGGATTGGGGGAGGCATCAAGGGGCAGCCTAGGGCCAGGGACTGACCTTTTCTGTTATTAGCTTTCCTATAATGTTTTATTATCTCACTTGTTTTCAAAACCAAGGAGGAGGATAAAAGGCAAATTACTTTGTTGGAGAGTACAAAAGCTCGGACAGGGTGCGTGTGCCTCTAAGGTACGAAAAATGCAGCTCTCTGTGTTGAAGCATCAAATACTACCCCCAGGACTTGCCTCCATAAAATTACCCTCCAAAATTTTTCTACATATCTACTATCTACTTATATGCCCAGAGAttgaggggaagcctggtgtaggAGGTTCCTGGGTCTCAGGCTTGAGAGTAAGGAGCCCTAGAGGTTCCAGGAGAAGGAGGTGATGGCAGCTGGGATAGGCAGAGACATTATATCATCTCAGCAGGATCAGGCCCATGGGAGAGAGTTTGGAGGGGCTTTAGGggttgagagagacagagacagccacacagagagacaaagagagaaggCGGTGGAGGTGCCATGCCTTTGCGCATTGTATTGCCTGGCTAGGACACCACCTCAGGGTGGTGTTCGAAGCCAGGATGGGAGATGGCAGGGGAGGGCACCAGTGTGCAGGCGTGTGGGGGCACCAGAGAGATAAGAAACAAAGGAATCATCTGATCTGAGAGGTCCCAGTGGCTTTCAGAAAGGCTGAAGGGACAGGCAGGGGATGGGGTTGGCcgggaggagaaggaagtggtcCGACCAAAATTAGAGCTGCTAGTAAAAATCGTGCACGGAATGGGCCACACTTAGAATAAAAATCATTCCATTGCTTAACTGAAAGTCAAGCTTAACTGGTGTGTCCTgtaccttttcttcttcttctaaatCTGGACATCTTAGACCCAGATTTCCTGGCTCAGAAAACCTGGGGTTTgcaggttggggggtggggtggtgtccTGAAGGTGTTCGTCCCCCCCCCCCGTAGCCACCCCTATACCCTACCGTGTTCCCTTCATAAGCTTCTCTTTGTTCCCCTCATACTGACCATGTCCTTTAGCCGCTCCCCCtgttcctcctcccttctcctctgttgttccctttccTCTACTATCTTCCTCATTAATCCCTCCTCCGACCTCATCCAgcacccctctccccaccacctctACCCTTTCCCGTGCCCCCCTACCTTCTCAGGCACCCACTTCGCCTCCTCTTTCCACCACCATTCTCCCCCGTTCCCCAGCCCCTCTCTCCGCGTTCATTCTCTTCCCTGGCACCCACCTTCTCCAATCATCCCCACACCGCCCCCCCCATCGATACCCCCCAGGCGCACGAAGGGGAACCCCGGCCGCAGGCGCGGAGCCCCACGCACGCGCAGAACCACCCGGTTTCCCCGAGGCTGCCGCCGCCCCCGCACTGCGGCCCGCGCGCCCGGTTGCCAAGGCGACAGCGAGAGCGGGAACCTGGGGAAGACCCCACGCTCGCTCCCTCCCCCGCCCACGCCTCAGCAAACCCCACTCCAGTTTGAGCCGGtttccccgccccgcccccagtgCGCAGTGCGGCAGGTGAGGATTCCCTGGCCCACAGGGCGGGGGTCGGGCGGGGGTCGACGCATGCGCGCCTTTTCCCTCCCCGACTCGCGCGCTACGGGAAAGCCCTGGCGCTGTGGTGACAACCCCCGCGCAGGCGCAGTCAGCGTCCGGCGTCCCCGGCCCCGCCTGGTCGTCCTGGCAACGCGCGGAGATGGCTGGGAGCGCATGGAACTCCCGTCTCACGCCCCCTCCCGCTCACTGCGGCGAAGCCGGGGATTCCCTGTTGCCTGCGCGCATGCGCGAGCCTGGGATTCCGTGGGGGTGGGACCAGAAGACAGAAGTTTATTTGAAACAGTCGTTGTTACCGTCGTCTTTGTGTCTGAGGAATGAAGGCAGTCCTCCTAGCTTCTGTCCTGAGTTTTACCTTCACTCTGGTCTACCAGCCATTCCCCTACAAGTCCCCAGCAGAGCTTGCCACGCACAGCTCTGGTACTCTTTCTACTCTGCTCATACATCCACTATGGCTCTCCTTCGCCCTGGGGTAAAgccccattcatcccacccttggCATCCAAGGCCCTATAGGCTCGGCTTGCTTCTTCCCTCCGATTACTCATCACTGGTTCCAGACCTTCCCTAATCCCTGGCCACAACAAATACCCCAAACCTGGCCATGCAGGAGGCTCCTTTGCCAAGACTTCTTCAGGATCTGCCCTTCCTAGGCATCATCTCCTTGATTCTCGAGGTGGCCTAGGCTTAGATACTGTTTTCAGTCCTAATTTAAATAGGAGGAACCAGGCTTGGACCCATTAAGGCCTTGGTCTAAGGCACCCAGAGGTAAGAGGCAGAGGACTCCCTTTGTGGGGAGCCATCTGGGCTTCTCTGTTATTCAGCTGATACCTGGAGCCCTAATTCTGGGCCCCACCTCCACACTGCTGACTGAGTGCTTTCTGAGTATGTGACACAGGCAGGCGCCTTTCTTTTTCCATCTAGAAAGAGGATCAATGTAACAGGGGGCTGTCCCCAGGGCTCAGTGAAAtgacatttgttgttcagtcgctcagtcatgtctgactctttgcaatccaatggactgcagcatgccaggcttccctgtccatcaccatctcccagaccttgctcaaactcgtgtccattgagttggtgatgccatccaaccgtctcatcctctgttgtccccttctcctgccttcaatctttcccagcatcagagtcttttccaatgagtcagctctttgcatcatgtggccaaagtattggagcttcagcttcagcatcagtccttccaatgactattccggatttatttcctttaggatgaactggtttgatctccctgctgtccaagggactctcaagagtcttctccaacaccacagttcaaaaccatcagtttttcggtgctcaggcttcgttatggtccaaatctcacacccaCACATTACtattgtaaaaaccatagctttgaccatacagacctttgtaggcaaggtaatatctctgcttttcaatatgctgtctaggtttgtcatagcttttcttccaaggagtaagtgtcttttaatttcatggctgcagtcaccatctgcaatgattttggagcccaagaaaatagtctctcactgtttccattgtatccccatctatttgccatgaagtgatggggctggatgccatgatctttgttttttgaatgctgagttttaagccaagtttttcacactttttcactttcatcaagaggctctttagttcctcttggctttctgccgtaagggtggtgtcatctgcatatctgaggttatcgatatttctcccagcaatcttatcATGTGGTAGGCCAGGGTCCAGCATCCAGAGGATGTTTCTCACGGCTGGTCCAGTCTCCGACACCCCCCCCCTCCACCCTCAATGCTCCTCTCCAGACTGTTCCCTGAATGGCTCCTTCCCTCAAatcccatgggatcttcctgaggtCCTTCCTGGACCCCTCACATGCCTCTAGTCCTGCCTCAGAGTTGGCTCCTGGGGAAATCCCCAAACTAAGCCAGTGCTCAATATGTATGTTGGTTAGTTTTTAATGTCAGCTGCCATTATTTTAGGCACCTGCTATACTGCACTTCAGCTGTACTCGATTATTAAAGACACCATCCCCCCTCCGGCCCCGTTGAAGTAGGAAGCCTTGTGTTTCAATTTCCCCCTCTAGAAATGGGtatcacagggacttcccttgtggctcagttggtaaagaactcgcctaccaatgcaggcagacccaggttcgatccttgggtcaggaagatctcctggagaaggaaatggcaacccactccagtattcttgcctgagaaatcccgtgggcagaggagcctggtgggttacagtccagggggattacaaaagagtcagacatgactgactaaccaATAACAACTCTGGAGAATAGGAGTTGTGACCTGCAGGCCTTTGCACGTGTGGTTTCTTCAGCCTTTTCTGCCCCTTGTCAGTGTGGAGAACTCCCATACTTCAAGGCCCTCCCCCCACGAAGCCTTATTACCCCTCTACTTCTGGGCAGAGCCTGGCTCCCTTTGGCTCAGCCATGACCCCACACAGTTGGGGCCATCTATAAAGATCTGCATCTGAGACTTAATGTCTGGGAGACGAAGCATTCTTGGCAGGAAGAACTAAGCGTGTAGGCCATGAGGGGCAACAAGCCTGCTGTGCTGGAGAAGTTGAGAACAAGCAGATGATGGGGCTGGAGGGTGGTGGAGGGTGAGGGGACGGGGGCCAGAGGTGCAGAGAGAAGTCACTTGGGTGGAAGCCCATATCAGTGACATAGTAAATGCTTGGACCCCGCCCCACACACTTGGGCCCATCTCCCAGCTGCCCTTCCTCTCCACTGGCTCCCTGAGGTCAACTAAGCTTTAGGAAGCCAGAACCAAGTTGAGATCTCACCCAGCCCTTCCACCTCTGACCGGACACTCATTCCTACCCAGATCCACCTGCCCACTCCAGCTTCCAGGGCCTTGCCTGCTCAGTGCCCTGCCTCTGCAATGGAATCTGACTCATATCCCATAAACGCCTGCTCTAAAGAAACCCTCTACCAGAAAGCCTGCCCAGGACTCGACCCAGATGCCTCCCGTGTTGGAATAAAACAGAGCAGTCTACATCTCCTGACCCCAACACAGTATGTGACCTGGCTGCTGATTCGGGACCAGAATCTCAGGATGCCAACAACTCACCTCCAACTCTCCTCTGGTTCTGTCTCTGCAGTACTGTGTGACCTGAAGCCGGTgcctcaacctctctgagctacCCATTTGCAGCAACCCAGCAAAGCTTCCAGGAGATAATGGTATAGGCCTCTCACTGGACCACTGGCCCAGGTAGAAGCAGAGCACTGTCTGCTCTACACTATCTCACCTAGCCTGCTAAGACAGCAGCGCTTTGGGAGCCCCCTCGTTCCAGCTATCCTCTCCCACCACCCACTCACGCATCGACCCATACCCACGTAGACTTCAAGTGCACACTCTGCCTCACCGGCCACCTTTATTGGGCACTCGGCCCCAGGACTCTGGCGCACGCATGAAGGGCAGGGGTGTCACTGCAGCAGGGGCCCTGTTGCGGGAAATGTGGCCAGTGATGCCACCGAGCCCCTAGGACACACGCCATGGCCCCAGGTATCTGTAGCCCTTGGAGCTGACCCAGCGGGAGGGCGTGTGGGATTGCGACCCTGACCGCCTGCCCGGGCGGCTCCTCCAGTTCCAGGCTCACTTGGGGGTATTGAAGGGCACCGCCCGCTGGTTCATGGGGTTATCCGGTGAACGCAGCCACTCCTTTTTGAGCATCTGCTTCAGCTGCGACAGCCGCATATTGGGATTTTCTTGCTTAAGCCGCGGCAGCTGCGCCTCCTCAAAGGCAGTGAAGGCCGCCCGCATGCGGCGCTCCGGGTGTCTGTCCACCGCCTCCTCCGTCACGCTGGTGAAGACGCAGGCGTCAGGGGGGCTGGGGCGTGGGCCGTCCCGCCCCCGGGCCTAGCCCCACCCGAGGTTcaagccccgccccgccccgccccaagcCCCGCCTCCAAGGCCTAGGCTCTGCCGGGTACCTGAGCACAGCGATGGCGTCCTCGATGGTGCGAGCCTCCACGCTGCCCTCCTCCAGCACGCGGCGGTTCACGTTCTCCTCCAACGGCACCTCCAAGTGGCTTTTGGCTTTCTCGGCTGCGGGCGGGAGCGGCAGGGGAACAGAGATATACCAGAAACAGAGACATGAGCAGAGATGCTGAGTTCCAGGGAGATGAGAGACAACGGAGGGGATGAAGTAGGGGAAAaagggaggcaggcagaggatTGAGGATGGAAACGCAACCCCCTCCCCAAGTCCTACCTATCGGGGTGGGCCAGTCCTGCCCCCAAGCCCCCTGACTTACTTCTCTGCAGCCCACCGCTCAGGAGACACCTCCTAAGCCGCTGCTGTCTCCTCGCCTCGGGGCACCACATCAGCCTTGGGGACCCGGGAGAGCACAAGCTAGGGTCGCGTGCGGCGTAAGTAATTACACACGTGCGTGCCTAAACCGTCTGTGTTCAGAGCCAGGCCTTACGCAACCCAGCCACCCTTGCAGAGCCCACACAGCTTCTCTGGAGGTGAGGAGGAGGCCCTCTGGACTCAGTCCAGGGGGTCCGCCCACTGCCTCTCGTTTCTCAGGTAAAAGGGCAGCTCCAGCGTGGGCCCAGGCCCCACCTGGGTCAGGGCTTTCCTTGTGCTGATGGTCTCGGCGGAGAGTCTCCTCAATCTGGGCGCGGGTGACCTTGCTGGAGGCGGCCACCCGGGGGGCCTTGCCACCCTTGAGCTTTGAGTCTTCCTCCTCCAGCAGCCGTTGCGTCTCCTTCTTGCGCTCCAGCTGCTCTAGGCGCcgcttctccttctcctcctgagggatggagagtcaggcatGGATCCTGCCCCAGTGGCATGGGGTCCGGTTCGCATCCCAACCCATGTGATGGAGACTCTGCTGTGTGTTAGACCCCATGCTGGTCTTAGGGGACACAGGAGCACCATGGGCCTATCTGGGGGCTCCCATCCTACATGTCTATGGGAACCTTAGCCAAGGCAGCGGGGTGGGTGGCTCTAGAAGAAAAAGTGATGCCTAGGCTGGGGAAGAGGAGGGTCCTTAGTGGGAGGAATGGCAGGtccaaaggtcctgaggcaggaaccACCTAGCCTGACAGGGACAGCAAGAAGTTAGAGTGAGGAGGGGAAGTGTGAAGGGAGaagaggtggggagggcagaggcGGGACCCCGGGGAGCCTCACGGGCATGGGGAAGGGTTTGTACTGGATTCCAAAGGCAACAGGAGCCACTCGAGGGTGTGAACACATCTGCCAGCTGGGGCAGTGGTTCTTTTATGTGCCAGCAGACCTTGGGGAGGCACTGCTGAAGTGTTCCCAGCTGAGTGTCACAGAGGCTGGGACTGATCCCACGCTGGCTCCCCAGAAAGGCTCTGATGCCAGCTGGTCGAGGAGACGTGTAGCCTACAATACTTGTCCTTGGCTGCTGGCCCTCCACTGCTCCGGGGACAGCGCGAGGTTCTGGTTCATTTGTAGTGCGGTGTGGCCTCAGGCTTGAGATATCCTGCTGCCGCCCACCCCGCACCCCCCAGAGCCCTGCGCTGCAGGCATCGCCGCCTGCCCACCCACTGCCAGCAAGTCTGCCATCCACCCTCCGTGCTTGGAGATGGTCTGTGTGCTGCTAGTGCCCCTGTGACAGGACTAAGGGCCCCAGAGGAGGGGTTCCTGAGGACACATACTGGGCCTCTGACCTCCAACCTGCCTGATTgataggaaaggaagaaggctGTTTGGACACAGCTGCTGAGCTCCCACATCTGTGGTCAGGTGCCTAGGGTAGGGCCATTGTGCTCTGAGTCTCGGTTTCCCACTGGTTTCCCCATTGGTCCTCATGAGGCTCCTTGACTGCGGTGTGGTGCATGTACAGCCCACGTTTACCCTGTCCACAACACAACCCTGCCTTAGGGCCTTTGCACTAGCTGCTCTCCCCACTTGGAATGCTACCGCCAGCCTCCTCTCCTGGCTAACTCTGGCTCACTCTGAGCTCCTGGCTCCCTAGCCACCTGCTCTACCGCATGGCTCTTTGCTGTGTCGCACAAATCATCTGGCTCATCCCGGAGGCAGGCCCtggcccagcacacagtaggtgcttaagtAAAAgtgtgctgaatgaatgaacaaatgaattccAGAAGGCTCCAAGCACCCAGGAAGGGCATGCAGACTGTGGCCGTGAGTCTCCTGGGACATGGGACTGAGGAGGGAACATAAGCATTTACACTCTGACATTCAGCagaatttttctgaaaaaagtCACTCGCAGTTTTTTACAAAGGGCAATTAACAATTGGCAGCATCTGGTGACGGGTGAAGGATGAGGCCACTGGTGGAATATTCCGGAGCCATCAAAAATGAGCCTCATAAATAATCGAGATGGAACCCAGAGAGTCACGTGCTCATCGCCGAGTTGCTTAATATGGAACAAATGGAGACAAAATGCTGCCCTCCAGGCGGGGCGATGAATTACGGCCCAGCTTGAGGCTGAATCCTGGCAGCAGGGAGAAATCTGGCTACAAGATCCCACTTAACTGAGGACACGGCCTTTAGGGTATGGCATTGGGTGAGAAAAGCCTTTGGTGTCACATGATGGGGGGGTGCTGCTTTTTTTAGTGCTTTAGAACAAACACGGATTTTCTTTTCATAGAaactatctttttaaaacaactgTCACGTAAGAAAGAGGGACCAGGTGTGCTCTGTAGACTGTGGGCCCCCTCACCCATCAGCAGGAAGAGGGATGAACAGAACCCAGAAAATCACCCAGTGGGGAAGAACCATCAGAGGCTCCATGTAAAATACTCAGGGGGGAgagctccctggtggtctagtggttaggattcagcactttTGCTGctgcggcaaaaaaaaaaaacacaaacactcaGGAGGGGGGACTGTCcgggaggggcctgggggctgggaaTGTTCTAGAGACCAGGGGCTGGCAAACTGTGGCCTGTTTTGGTTAAGTTGTGGTCTATCTGCATTCAGTGGCCTGTGCTACAGTCGAGTGGCCTTGAGAGCCCGTCTGGGCCCTGCTGCCTGGCTGGCCTCCGCCTGTGCACCTTCCAGGTGTGTGCGACTCAGGTGATGGGACAGGCAGATGCCCCCTGGGCCACACCCCTGCACACTCACTGCAAACCTGGAGGCAGACCCCCAGCCCGGCTCCAGTCCCACTCACAGCCCTGTGACTGGGGCTTCCTGCcttgtctgtgcctcagtttcctcatccagagGATGGGAAGCCCAGGATGCAGGCCTGGGGAGGgctcctgggctgggctgggctgctgCCTCGGGGACTGTGGAAAGGTCTCTGGCTTTTCTGTCTAGAGAACAGATCCTTGGCAGacactgttttttcttttgggtTTTAACTTTCCTGTATTGTCAAAATGGTGACAGTCAAAAAAGACAGGGGCTCCCCTGGCAGTTTAgtgggactctgcactcccactgcaggaggcacgagttcaatccctggtcaggcaactaagatcctgcgagccaccccaaaaaaaagaaaaaactgaaagatGTCCATGGACCCAGAATGTAGCATGGGGGCGGGGAGATTGGGGGGAGAGGGAATCAGTGATATTCAATTCCGGCTAAAAACAAGGCAGGATCCGTCTTTCCCTACACAGAAAGACAGTGGGAAAAACTCACAAGAGCACCCAGGATCTCCCAGAACTGGGCACGCACGGATGGTGCGTCACCGCTGCGATGCTAGAACCTGTCAGTCCAGCCGGATCCTGGGACCCGCCCAGGCGAGGAGGACAAGCGGCTTAGAATGGTTTCTGGCGCCACCTACTGGACCAAGTGGGTCAGCGTCAGCCCTGAATCATCAATGaagcacccactgtgtgccaggcactggggcccAGCAGAAGACAGTCAACTATCCCTGCCCTCTTGTGATTTTATAAACACCTGGAAGAACCGCGTCAGCAGGTCAGAAACGGGACCTATCAGTGCGTCTCAGCCTCAGCACCACTGGGTGTGGAGCACCCTCCCGTAGCTCAGCCCACCGCGTGCCAGCAGCACCCTCCAGCTGACAACTAAACACGCCTCCAGCTGCTGCCAGGTGTGCCCTGCGTGCTCAAGGGTGAGGCACGGGCAGTCTTGTCTAATCCTGGCATCACATAAAGGAGAGAAACTAACCCATGGAGGGCTCGTGATTGCCTAAACGTGCCAAACCCCAGCCCCCTCTGGGACCCTGCACAAGCCTTTGCCTCTACTCCCGTCTACCCCCCTGCCCGTGCTCCACCCTTCAGGCCACAGACCCAAGGCGCCTGCCGCCTTCTGCCCTGCGGGCAGAGGGACCCCCTGCTCCCGTCTCTCTCCCTGCCGTGCTCCACGTCCGGTTCCCCTCACCCTTCAGGCCACAGACCCGGGCGCCCGccgcctccccccgccccgcctcgcCCGGGGCGTGGGGCCCTCACCTTGCGCTGCTCCTTCCTCATGACGTGTTTGTCCTCGTCCCTCCAGTACGCATCTTCCAGCTCCTTCTGCTTCTTGGCATCCGCGGCCGCCTTGGCCTCAGCCCTCCGCGCCCGGGCCGCTGCCGACTTGGTGTTCTCGCCCTGGAACTTCTTGGGCATCCCTCAGCAGGCTGTGAGATGAGGGCAGGGAACAGTGAGTCAAGGGCATCCACCGTCCACAGCCTCACACTCACACCTGTGCAGCCGTGACCCCCTTGGGGCCTCAGTGGCTTTGTCTATAAAACCAGGGCTTCAGACTCACCAAtctctctttcaaaaaaaaacatCTGAGGTGAAGTTCACATAATACACAAGGAACCATCTTAAAGTGCCCAAGTCAGTGGTATTTAGCACGTTCACAGTACTGTGAAACCGGCACCTCCATCTAGTTTCGGAACATTTCCACCATCCCCAGGAGACCTGGCCCCATTACCTATCAGTCCACATCCCCCCTCCCCAGCAACCACTAGTCTGCTCTCTGTGGATCTGCCTCTTCGCACGTCTTTCGCTTAGCACCGTGGTTTCGAGGCTCACCCACGTGTGAGCATGTGCCAGTGCATCACTCCCTtcttatgtctgagtaatattctactatATGGAGGGACCACATTATGTTTATCCCTCTGTCCACGATGGTGGACCTGTGAGTGGTTTCTATGTTTCAGCTTTTACAAGTCATGTTGCTATAGATCCCCGTGGGCCAGTGTGAGAGGACCCTCCCATCCTGCCACCTCTGCGGCCGCACTCCTCTGACCCCACAGCTGAATGCCCCTCCCCCTGGGTAAGCAGTTCCCCCCTGGCTAAGCAGAGCCCAGGGACCCGGCCCATGCTCACACAGCCATGAGAAGTTATAACACCCATAAAGCTGCTGTCCAGTGCGGGCGCCTGCTCTGTGTGAGCCCCTCGCTGGGCGCTGGGGTGATCACGATACACTCAAATGGGAGGAGCCACCCTCCCCACACCCGGCCCCCTACTAAGCATTTTATATGGCCCAACTTCATTGAATGCTCCCAAAGCCTTAAAccggcttcctaggtggctcagtgaataaagaatctgtctgcaatgcaggagatgtgggttcgatccctgggtcaggaagattccctaggggagggcatggcaacccactccagtattcttgcctggagaatcccatggacagaggagcctggcgggctacagtccattgagtcacaaagaatcagacatgactgaagcgacttagcacactgGCACACAGCACAAAGTCTTAAACACGGCAACTGTTCTTATTCCCTTTTGAGCATGTCAAGGTACCTAGCCAAGTTGCACAGGACTGAGCCTCAGGTCTCACCTCCAAAGCCTGCCTTTCAGGTGAGGAAGGGAAACCAAGAAATTAAGAGCACCCTCCCTCCAGAGTGCTGACACAAGCACTGTGAGGTCATGGCACGAGCCTTCAGCTCTCCAAGCCTCAATTTTCCTCATCTGGGAAATGGGCTGGTGTCCCTCATTCCTGAGTCATTTTCTCCCCACTGAGACTCTCCAGCTCAGTCCCTTACTGAACCTTGAAGAAGTAGGCCCAGCAAccaagaaggaaggggagagaatgTGGGGTCCATCCTGACTCAGGACCACCAGGCAACCCACCCCCACcaacttcctagctgtgtggctTATGGAGGAGGGGAAATCTACCTCTGAGCCCCTCTGGAAACTCTAACATCAGCTCCTATTTGCAGCAGTTGCAATGCTTTACACACAGTGTCTTAGTGAATTCTCACAACCCTGGCAGGTGATGGCC comes from the Bubalus kerabau isolate K-KA32 ecotype Philippines breed swamp buffalo chromosome 1, PCC_UOA_SB_1v2, whole genome shotgun sequence genome and includes:
- the CCDC124 gene encoding coiled-coil domain-containing protein 124, which translates into the protein MPKKFQGENTKSAAARARRAEAKAAADAKKQKELEDAYWRDEDKHVMRKEQRKEEKEKRRLEQLERKKETQRLLEEEDSKLKGGKAPRVAASSKVTRAQIEETLRRDHQHKESPDPAEKAKSHLEVPLEENVNRRVLEEGSVEARTIEDAIAVLSVTEEAVDRHPERRMRAAFTAFEEAQLPRLKQENPNMRLSQLKQMLKKEWLRSPDNPMNQRAVPFNTPK